In a single window of the Olivibacter sp. SDN3 genome:
- the ruvC gene encoding crossover junction endodeoxyribonuclease RuvC, translating to MLQQDLSERIILGIDPGTKVMGYGLIKEKGKKLTLISLGIVKLGHLDNQALKLARIFEKTTALIEQYAPDCMALEDPFYGKNIQVILKLGRAQGVAMAAALSKKIEIAEYAPRKIKQSVTGNGNASKEQVAAMLKTLLAFKENPQFLDATDGLAVAVCHAFQGITAGSKTNKSYTGWDAFVKDNVHRLK from the coding sequence ATGTTGCAGCAAGATCTATCAGAACGAATCATTTTAGGTATTGACCCGGGGACCAAAGTGATGGGCTACGGTTTGATAAAAGAAAAAGGAAAAAAGCTTACCTTGATTAGCCTTGGAATAGTGAAGCTCGGACATTTAGATAATCAGGCCTTAAAGCTTGCAAGAATTTTTGAAAAAACGACTGCATTAATTGAACAGTACGCCCCCGATTGCATGGCCTTAGAAGATCCTTTTTATGGAAAAAACATACAGGTAATTCTAAAATTGGGCAGAGCTCAAGGTGTTGCTATGGCCGCTGCTTTATCAAAAAAAATTGAAATCGCCGAATATGCTCCCCGTAAAATAAAACAATCCGTTACCGGTAATGGCAATGCCTCCAAAGAGCAGGTAGCTGCTATGCTAAAAACACTTTTAGCTTTCAAAGAAAACCCACAGTTTCTGGATGCTACAGACGGCTTAGCTGTGGCCGTATGTCACGCCTTTCAGGGAATAACAGCCGGAAGCAAAACCAATAAAAGCTATACTGGCTGGGACGCGTTCGTAAAAGACAACGTGCACCGTTTAAAATAG
- a CDS encoding lysylphosphatidylglycerol synthase domain-containing protein, which yields MQEIRISLAPQHKKILSAIIKGCILLLIVWFVYKKLNDNQNLLEFNLLLAKLEPDVIVITIGILLALMLINWLLECVKWQYLCKPIEHISFWKAVESVFCGLSWAIFTPNRIGEYGGRVFFLQPRKRIFGVVAMAVGAFAQMIITNIVGVWAFLWFVSKYWDIPLLIYLGGYVLAFLFSLVLLLMYFRISLLHGFIKKYRIFAKVQRFFSLLARYKTKKLARVFALSFARFVVFTSQYVFIMQVLIADMPIFAMVMMVFILFFIQSAIPSLDLLDVGVRSLTAGYLFAYITTQELAVMASAAAIWFVNLIIPAIIGSVFVFKINFFGNR from the coding sequence TTGCAGGAAATAAGAATATCATTGGCCCCTCAGCATAAGAAAATATTGAGCGCTATAATAAAAGGGTGTATCCTTTTATTAATTGTATGGTTTGTTTATAAGAAACTCAACGATAATCAAAATCTCCTCGAATTTAATTTGCTCTTGGCTAAATTGGAGCCAGACGTAATAGTGATAACTATTGGTATTCTTTTGGCTTTAATGTTAATTAATTGGCTGTTGGAATGCGTAAAGTGGCAATATTTATGTAAACCTATTGAACATATTAGTTTCTGGAAGGCGGTAGAATCGGTTTTTTGTGGGTTAAGTTGGGCAATTTTTACGCCGAATAGGATAGGGGAATATGGAGGCAGGGTATTTTTTCTTCAACCCAGGAAAAGGATTTTCGGTGTTGTAGCAATGGCTGTTGGCGCCTTCGCACAAATGATTATAACCAATATTGTGGGCGTTTGGGCGTTTTTATGGTTTGTTTCTAAATACTGGGATATTCCTTTACTGATATATCTAGGCGGTTATGTATTAGCATTTTTGTTTTCCCTGGTATTACTTTTGATGTACTTTAGAATAAGCCTATTACATGGCTTTATTAAAAAATATCGAATCTTTGCTAAAGTGCAGCGTTTTTTTTCGCTATTGGCTAGATATAAAACGAAGAAGCTTGCGCGTGTATTTGCCTTATCCTTCGCGAGATTCGTCGTTTTTACCTCTCAGTATGTCTTTATTATGCAGGTGTTAATTGCTGATATGCCCATATTCGCCATGGTTATGATGGTTTTTATCTTATTTTTTATTCAATCTGCAATTCCTTCATTAGATTTGTTGGATGTCGGTGTACGCAGTTTAACAGCTGGTTACCTATTTGCATATATTACAACACAAGAATTGGCGGTAATGGCGTCTGCCGCGGCTATTTGGTTTGTTAATTTGATCATTCCGGCAATTATAGGTTCAGTATTTGTTTTTAAAATTAATTTCTTTGGTAATCGTTAG
- a CDS encoding glycosyltransferase, giving the protein MVIVSSITAILSICYVYIVLVLRRGWLKLPVHQPFEAKEVKTIVTVLIAARNEEQNIAATIEAILAQDYPRNLVELIVVDDHSTDNTSAIIASYAEKGVRLIQLNEPQKLNSYKKKAITKAIAVAKGELMVATDADCYMGEHWLRAIVTLYEEKKFKLISSPVIYYKEKSYFERLQTLEFLYLIGLGGASIGINKASTCNGANLAYRRDVFYELGGFQGIDDLASGDDELFLHKVAERYPSSIGFCKAREAVVYTEAKENVREFIRQRKRWASKSTRYKNKGVVLLGIVIWLFNLLILLSGLFSLFQPSFAYVFFVALSAKILIELCFMVPLTRFADRKKLLWNLPLLSVIHVCYIVYIGIAGNTGKYYWKGRMVK; this is encoded by the coding sequence TTGGTAATCGTTAGTAGTATCACAGCTATTTTAAGCATATGTTATGTATATATAGTGCTTGTGCTCCGCAGAGGATGGTTAAAGCTTCCCGTACATCAGCCTTTTGAAGCTAAAGAGGTAAAAACGATAGTGACGGTATTGATTGCTGCACGTAATGAGGAGCAAAACATAGCGGCTACCATTGAAGCCATTCTAGCTCAGGATTACCCAAGGAATTTAGTTGAACTTATTGTTGTAGATGATCACTCTACGGATAATACTAGCGCTATTATCGCTTCTTATGCAGAAAAAGGTGTTCGGCTAATCCAGTTGAATGAACCGCAAAAATTGAACTCTTATAAAAAGAAGGCTATTACTAAGGCCATAGCCGTTGCTAAAGGTGAACTTATGGTGGCTACTGATGCAGATTGCTATATGGGTGAACATTGGCTTCGGGCGATTGTTACTTTGTATGAAGAAAAGAAGTTTAAACTGATATCGTCTCCAGTGATCTATTATAAAGAAAAGAGCTATTTCGAACGGCTACAGACCTTGGAGTTTCTTTATCTCATAGGGCTTGGGGGCGCTTCTATCGGTATTAATAAGGCTTCCACCTGCAATGGTGCCAATTTGGCGTATAGACGCGATGTATTCTACGAGTTGGGTGGTTTTCAAGGCATAGATGATCTAGCTAGTGGCGACGACGAATTGTTTTTACATAAAGTAGCCGAAAGATATCCTTCGAGTATCGGTTTTTGTAAGGCAAGGGAGGCTGTAGTTTATACAGAGGCTAAAGAAAACGTAAGAGAATTTATTAGACAGCGGAAAAGATGGGCGTCTAAGAGCACTCGATATAAAAATAAAGGTGTAGTACTCTTGGGGATTGTGATATGGTTGTTTAATCTGCTAATTCTGCTGAGCGGATTATTTAGTTTGTTTCAGCCATCATTTGCTTATGTGTTTTTTGTAGCGCTGTCTGCAAAAATATTGATAGAACTTTGTTTTATGGTACCTTTAACACGGTTTGCCGATCGGAAAAAGCTATTGTGGAACCTCCCTCTGTTGAGCGTGATACACGTATGTTATATTGTCTATATCGGCATTGCCGGAAATACAGGGAAATATTATTGGAAGGGAAGGATGGTAAAGTAA
- a CDS encoding 1-acyl-sn-glycerol-3-phosphate acyltransferase: protein MRKLFGYILTPLHYVYFGLILVVFHPIQWLSLKLGGYNTHKKSVDILNLFLTSSYYLLGNTVKFINTQQLPTNRSIIFIVNHQSMYDIPPLIYFLRKHHAKFISKIELAKGIPSISFNLKYGGAANIDRRDPKQSIAEILKLANNMKVKTWSTVIFPEGTRSKTGVMKPFAIGGIATILKKVPEALVVPIAINNSWKMVKYGMYPLNTFNVMTWEVLSPIEPKGLTAEEVVKNTEEVIRAKLTV from the coding sequence ATGCGTAAACTCTTTGGATATATATTAACACCGCTTCACTATGTATATTTCGGACTTATTTTGGTTGTATTTCACCCCATACAATGGCTTAGTCTGAAATTAGGCGGGTATAATACGCACAAGAAATCTGTTGATATACTCAATTTGTTTTTAACGAGCAGCTACTACTTATTGGGTAACACTGTAAAGTTTATCAATACGCAACAGTTACCAACTAATCGTTCCATTATATTTATCGTAAATCATCAGAGCATGTATGACATACCTCCATTAATTTATTTCCTAAGGAAACATCATGCTAAGTTTATCTCTAAAATTGAATTAGCTAAAGGTATTCCTAGCATATCTTTTAATTTAAAGTATGGGGGTGCCGCCAATATAGATAGAAGAGACCCTAAACAATCTATTGCTGAGATCTTGAAGTTGGCCAACAATATGAAAGTCAAAACATGGTCGACCGTAATTTTTCCGGAGGGCACACGGTCTAAAACCGGTGTGATGAAGCCCTTTGCTATAGGAGGTATTGCCACCATACTAAAAAAAGTACCCGAAGCCTTGGTTGTACCTATCGCAATCAATAATTCGTGGAAAATGGTTAAATACGGCATGTACCCCTTAAACACATTTAATGTGATGACCTGGGAGGTACTAAGTCCTATTGAGCCTAAGGGACTAACGGCGGAAGAAGTAGTTAAAAATACAGAGGAAGTTATTAGAGCAAAATTAACGGTTTAA
- the metK gene encoding methionine adenosyltransferase produces MPYLFTSESVSEGHPDKIADQISDALIDNFLAWDPDSRVAVETLVTTGQVVLAGEVKSRTYLDVQKITRSVIEKIGYTKSAYMFEANSCGILSAIHEQSADINQGVDRVEKENQGAGDQGIMFGYANKETDNLMPLALDLSHKLLYELAALRRENKEITYLRPDAKAQVTIAYDDNHTPLRIDTIVVSTQHDEFDNEEAMLSRIKQDIIHILIPRVKSQLKPELQLLFNHDITYHINPTGKFVIGGPHGDTGLTGRKIIVDTYGGKGGHGGGAFSGKDPSKVDRSAAYAARHIAKNLVAAGVADEILVQLSYAIGVKDPMGIYVNTYGKSNLTFSDGEIAEKIKALFDLTPYAIETRLKLRNPIYAETAAYGHMGREPRTVSKTFENTAGETKTMEVELFTWEKLDFIEPIKKAFDLS; encoded by the coding sequence ATGCCATATTTATTCACTTCAGAATCCGTTTCGGAAGGACATCCAGATAAAATAGCAGATCAAATTTCAGATGCGTTAATTGACAATTTTTTAGCATGGGACCCTGACTCCCGTGTGGCCGTGGAAACATTGGTTACTACCGGTCAGGTCGTATTAGCAGGAGAAGTAAAGTCGCGCACCTACCTAGACGTTCAAAAAATAACCAGGTCGGTCATCGAAAAAATTGGCTACACGAAATCTGCCTATATGTTCGAAGCTAACTCCTGCGGCATATTATCAGCTATACATGAACAATCGGCCGATATTAACCAAGGGGTGGATAGGGTAGAAAAAGAAAACCAAGGTGCCGGCGATCAAGGGATCATGTTTGGATATGCCAATAAAGAAACTGACAACCTGATGCCATTAGCCTTAGATTTATCCCATAAACTGTTATATGAGTTAGCCGCTTTACGACGGGAAAATAAAGAAATTACTTATTTGCGTCCTGATGCTAAAGCACAGGTAACGATTGCTTACGACGACAATCATACACCCTTGCGCATAGACACGATTGTAGTTTCTACGCAACACGATGAATTTGACAATGAAGAGGCTATGCTCTCCAGGATCAAACAAGACATTATTCACATCTTAATCCCCCGTGTGAAATCACAATTGAAACCAGAACTACAGCTGTTATTTAACCATGATATTACCTACCACATCAATCCTACCGGAAAGTTTGTGATTGGAGGTCCACATGGAGATACCGGCCTAACCGGCAGAAAGATTATTGTAGACACCTATGGAGGAAAAGGTGGCCACGGCGGTGGAGCTTTTTCTGGCAAAGACCCTTCAAAGGTGGACCGCTCAGCTGCTTATGCCGCCCGTCACATCGCTAAAAATCTTGTGGCTGCTGGCGTCGCTGATGAAATTCTTGTACAACTTTCTTATGCCATAGGCGTAAAAGATCCCATGGGCATCTATGTAAACACCTATGGAAAAAGCAACCTGACATTTTCTGATGGCGAAATTGCTGAAAAGATTAAAGCGCTATTCGACTTAACCCCATATGCCATAGAAACGAGGCTTAAATTACGCAACCCTATATATGCTGAAACAGCGGCATACGGGCACATGGGGCGCGAGCCGCGTACCGTAAGTAAAACCTTCGAAAACACTGCTGGTGAAACAAAAACCATGGAAGTTGAACTATTCACTTGGGAGAAGCTTGATTTTATTGAACCGATAAAAAAAGCTTTCGATTTGTCATAG
- a CDS encoding diacylglycerol kinase family protein — translation MEKRRIQFIINPISGGKNKKGFARLAEKYLDNNLFEAEFRMTARVNHASELTKQAIEKNVDLVVAVGGDGTINEIAKELIGTTVPLAIVPEGSGNGLARYLGISSDVGQAIKKINAFNIITIDSGLVNERAFFNMAGMGFDALISNRFAENNTRGPVGYLKVVLEEISTYKALKYKLNIDGKQMEREAFMISIANSPQYGNNAYVAPQASAEDGLLDVCIIKQFPLIQFPVMIYHLFSRTANQSEYVEIIKGKRILIERPKSGPVHLDGEPIDLEEKLSIQVLPSSLKVVC, via the coding sequence ATGGAAAAAAGGCGTATACAGTTCATCATTAATCCGATATCGGGTGGAAAAAACAAAAAAGGTTTTGCCAGATTAGCTGAAAAATACTTGGATAACAACTTATTTGAAGCAGAATTTCGAATGACGGCACGTGTCAATCATGCTTCCGAATTAACAAAGCAAGCGATAGAAAAAAATGTAGATCTTGTAGTTGCGGTTGGAGGAGATGGTACTATCAATGAAATTGCCAAAGAGCTTATCGGTACAACAGTGCCTTTGGCTATTGTGCCTGAGGGTTCGGGTAATGGCTTGGCCCGTTATCTCGGAATATCATCTGACGTTGGACAGGCCATTAAAAAGATAAATGCTTTTAACATCATTACGATTGATAGCGGACTGGTAAACGAAAGGGCATTTTTTAATATGGCGGGTATGGGCTTTGATGCATTGATCAGTAATCGCTTTGCGGAGAATAATACAAGGGGCCCGGTGGGATATCTTAAAGTGGTGTTGGAGGAAATCAGTACGTATAAGGCATTAAAATATAAGCTGAATATCGACGGAAAGCAGATGGAAAGGGAGGCATTCATGATAAGCATTGCCAATTCCCCTCAGTATGGTAACAACGCTTATGTTGCACCACAGGCATCTGCAGAAGACGGTTTGCTGGATGTGTGCATTATAAAGCAGTTTCCCTTAATCCAGTTTCCGGTAATGATTTATCATCTGTTTAGCCGAACAGCAAATCAATCCGAGTATGTAGAAATCATTAAAGGAAAGCGTATTTTGATCGAGCGACCAAAAAGCGGTCCGGTGCATTTAGATGGTGAACCTATCGACTTGGAAGAGAAGCTTTCTATACAGGTGTTACCCTCATCGTTGAAAGTGGTGTGCTGA
- a CDS encoding translation initiation factor — protein sequence MTKRKKQQYTGIVYSTDENYSYSTDGQDNGDLETLTPGEQQLRVTLDKRQRAGKSVTIVTGFVGRDDDLLALGKLLKNKCGVGGTVKDGQVLIQGDFKVKVATILLNEGYKVKQVGS from the coding sequence ATGACGAAACGAAAGAAACAACAATATACAGGCATTGTGTATTCAACCGACGAGAATTATTCTTATTCAACAGATGGTCAAGATAACGGTGATTTGGAGACGCTAACTCCAGGAGAACAACAGTTACGTGTTACTTTGGACAAAAGGCAACGAGCGGGGAAATCCGTAACAATTGTTACGGGCTTTGTCGGGCGGGATGACGACTTGCTAGCTTTGGGAAAACTCTTGAAAAATAAATGTGGTGTGGGAGGAACGGTTAAGGATGGACAAGTGTTGATTCAAGGCGACTTCAAGGTGAAGGTGGCAACGATTCTGCTTAATGAGGGGTACAAAGTAAAACAAGTTGGAAGCTAA
- a CDS encoding MotA/TolQ/ExbB proton channel family protein, which produces MANAPKPTPAKKESSSKGSNVFASLAIIICFIIGALVWKFVMGDPANFEGGDPENGQPLPGNYFGMVYKAGYVVPVLLGLLLMVIVFSFERFFVINRASGKGNVDAFVTRIQGYLSAGNIDAAISECDKQKGSVANVIKSGLLKYKEASVDSTLDTEHSVVAIQKEIEEATALEMPMLEKNLTVIATLVSIGTLTGLLGTVTGMIKAFAALATGGAPDQAELANGISEALINTATGIFTSTIAIVMYNVFTSKIDKLTYSIDEAGFSIVQTYASKHK; this is translated from the coding sequence ATGGCAAACGCACCAAAACCAACCCCAGCTAAAAAAGAGAGCAGCTCAAAAGGTTCTAACGTATTTGCAAGTCTGGCAATTATCATCTGTTTTATTATTGGAGCTTTAGTATGGAAGTTCGTCATGGGTGATCCCGCGAACTTTGAAGGGGGTGATCCGGAAAATGGACAGCCGCTTCCAGGAAACTATTTTGGAATGGTTTATAAGGCAGGATATGTGGTTCCAGTATTGTTAGGTCTCTTATTGATGGTTATCGTATTCTCGTTTGAACGTTTCTTCGTTATCAACAGAGCCTCAGGAAAAGGAAATGTGGATGCATTCGTTACCAGAATACAAGGTTACCTTTCGGCTGGAAATATCGATGCAGCTATCAGCGAGTGCGACAAGCAAAAAGGGTCTGTGGCAAATGTTATAAAATCAGGTTTGCTTAAATACAAAGAAGCTTCTGTAGATAGCACCTTGGATACAGAACACTCGGTAGTAGCTATTCAGAAAGAGATAGAAGAGGCAACAGCATTGGAGATGCCTATGTTAGAGAAGAACTTAACTGTTATCGCTACACTGGTTTCTATCGGTACATTAACTGGTCTATTGGGAACGGTAACAGGTATGATCAAGGCCTTTGCGGCGTTGGCAACCGGTGGGGCCCCTGATCAGGCGGAACTTGCGAACGGTATTTCGGAAGCTTTGATCAATACTGCAACGGGTATCTTTACTTCTACCATCGCTATCGTAATGTATAACGTGTTTACTTCAAAAATTGATAAACTAACTTATTCAATTGACGAGGCTGGTTTCTCAATCGTACAGACTTACGCTTCTAAGCATAAATAA
- a CDS encoding biopolymer transporter ExbD, with the protein MPKIKVKRASTTIDMTAMCDVSFLLLTFFILTATARQPEPLPVDTPASTVQIKVPDGNLGTITIGDNGKMFFGVTGPNVRVRMLERMSEKYSIGFSQQEKERFSLMEGFGVPMGNLKQIIAMDNNERGKPGLQPGIPSDSTGNNPSELHEWIIAARYATKEVNNAEMRVAIKGDAKEQYPAIKKAIDILQGQKINKFSLVTNLRTEDYGN; encoded by the coding sequence ATGCCAAAGATTAAAGTAAAAAGAGCAAGCACCACCATCGATATGACCGCGATGTGTGACGTGTCGTTCCTGCTTTTAACATTCTTTATTCTTACAGCAACAGCCCGTCAGCCTGAGCCTTTACCAGTAGATACTCCGGCATCTACTGTACAGATTAAGGTGCCCGACGGAAATTTGGGAACAATTACCATTGGTGACAATGGAAAGATGTTTTTCGGAGTAACTGGACCAAATGTAAGGGTACGTATGCTGGAAAGAATGTCTGAAAAGTATAGCATAGGCTTTTCACAGCAAGAGAAAGAGCGCTTTTCGTTGATGGAAGGGTTCGGAGTGCCGATGGGAAACCTAAAGCAGATTATCGCCATGGATAACAACGAGCGTGGAAAACCTGGGTTACAACCGGGAATTCCTAGTGACTCGACAGGTAATAATCCTTCTGAACTACACGAATGGATTATAGCTGCTCGTTATGCGACGAAGGAAGTCAATAATGCAGAAATGCGGGTTGCTATCAAGGGAGATGCAAAAGAACAGTACCCAGCAATTAAAAAGGCTATTGATATTCTTCAGGGACAGAAAATTAATAAGTTTAGTTTGGTAACTAATCTTAGAACAGAGGATTACGGTAATTAA